The Calditrichota bacterium genome contains the following window.
GAAGATCTCACCGTCGAGGAGAACCTCGACTTCTACGGCGGCATCTACGGCCTGTACGGACAGAGGCTGCGCAGCCGCAAAGAGGCCATGATGGACTCGTTGGGGCTTGCGGCCCACCGTGGCAAGCTGGCGCGAACGATTCCGCTGGGGTGGAAACAGCGTCTCGCTTTGTGCTGCGCTACCCTCCATGAGCCGAAAGTGCTCTTTCTTGATGAGCCGACAGCAGGGGTAGATCCCCTTTCGCGTCGGTCATTTTGGAATCTCGTCTACGGTATGGCCGAGCGCGGGAGTGCTGTCTTTGTGACCACCCACTACATGGACGAGGCGGAGTACTGTAACCGGCTGGGCATCATGCACGAGGGGAGGCTGGTGGCTTGCGATTCGCCGGCGGCGCTGCGTGCGCGGTTCAGGGCGGGCCACGTGGAAGACGTCTTCGTGCAGATCGTAGAGAGAAGTACGCGCCCAGCAGATGTGGTCACCGAGCCGGGGCAACAAGATGCGTAGCCGCCTGTTCGCCATAGCCCGCAAGGAGTTCCTGCACATCCTCCGGGACCAAAGGAGCCTGATCATCATCTTCCTCCTCCCGCTCATCATGATGGTGCTTTACGGCTATGCCATCACGTTCGACATCAGGCAAATCAGAATGGCGCTGATTGACAGAGACAACACGCCAGCGTCGCGCGCGTTGCTACAGTCCTTCACGGCGGGTGGCTTGTTTCGCGTGGTTGCTCAGCTGAACGACATCAGCCAGGTGGAAGCGCTTATGCGCAAGGGCAAGGTACATGCGGCCCTGGTGATTCCCCGCGGCTTCCAGCGGGAGCTGCACACCAAGCCCAGCACCGCAGTGGAGCTACTCATCGATGGCGCGAACGCGAACACGGCGACCATCATCCTGAACTACGCGCGCATGCTCATGGCAAAGCTGGCCGTGGAGAGCCTGCCAGGGCTCCCTGTGCCGTTTGAAGTGCGGCAGGTCGTCCTTTACAACCCGGAGCAACGCAGCATGGTCTTCATCGTGCCGGGGCTGGTGGCCGTGCTCATCATGATGATCTGCGCCTTGCTCACTTCCATAGCCGTCACGCGCGAGCGAGAGACGAACACGGTGGAGCAAATCCTTGTCTCGCCCATCCATCCGTTGGAGCTCATCCTCGGCAAGGTCGGCCCCTATGTGGTCGTGGCCTTGTTGGATGCCAGCTCAGTGGTGGTCTTCTCGGTGCTGCTCTTCGGCATTCCCTTCCGGGGGAGCGCGGCCCTCTTGCTCCTTCTTTCGGTGGTCTTTGTGTACGCGTCGCTGAGCCTTGGCGTGCTCATTTCTTCTCGGGCCACCACCCAGCGTGCCGCGCTCATGGGTGCCGTTATGGCGACGTTGCTGCCATCAATTCTCCTTTCCGGCTTCATTTTTCCGATCAGGTCAATGCCGAAGTTGCTGCAGCTAATGACCTACATCGTTCCGGCACGATACTACCTCCGGATCATCAGGGGAATAATGCTGAAGGGCGTGGGTTTCGCCCACTTGTGGCCTGACGTCTTGGCGCTTTTCGTGTTTGGCACAGTCCTGCTACTCGTCAGCGTGGGGAGGTTCCGCACGAGGCTGGAGGGCTGAGCGCCGTGCGCCGCGTCCTTTGTATCATTCGCAAAGAGTTCTTGCAGGTCTTCCGCGACCGCGCCATGGTCTTTCTCATCTTCATGGCGCCAATTGTGCAGCTCATCGTGCTCGGGTATGTGGTTTCCAGTGAGGTCAGGCACCTGGCGACGGTGGTCTGCGATGGTGATCGCTCCGCGCACAGTCGCGAGCTGGTCGCCCGGCTGAAGAACTCGGGGTATTTCGATGTGCTCTTCGTCGAGAACGACACAAGGCGTCTGGGCGAATACTTTGATGGCGGCCGGGCGACCGTGGCGCTGGTCATCCCCGCGGGCTTTTCGCGCGATGTGGTAGCGGGTCATATGCCGGCGCTGCAACTTGTGTTGGATGGACAGGACGCGAATAGCTCGAATGTCGCACTCGGCTATGCGAGCGGGCTGATGCAGGACTATCTCAGTGACCAGCTGCAGCGCCAGGCGCTGGCTCTCGGACGGCGCCCACGGCTGGTGGAGCCACGCGTGCAAGTGTGGTTCAATCCCGACCTCAGGTATCGTAACTACATGATCCCGGGGATTGTCGCCTTCCTGCTGACACTCACCACGGCCCTCCTCAGCGGGATGGGCCTTGTCCGCGAAAAGGAAGTGGGCACTCTGGAACAGCTGAACGTCACGCCCATCAAGCCTTACCAGTTGCTCCTGGGCAAGACGATCCCGTTTGCGATACTTGGTTTTGGCGAGGTCGCCTTGGCCATCGCTGTCGCCCGGCTGTGGTACCAGATACCCCTGGTGGGAAACCTCGGGCTCCTGGCGCTCTTCGTGGTGCTTTTTCTTTTCACAACCCTGGGCATTGGCCTCTTTGTGTCCTCCAGTTCCACTACCCAGCAGCAGGCCATGTTCTTGACCTGGTTCATTCTTATCTTCGCCCTCATTACCTCCGGCTTCCTCTTTCCCATCGAGAACATGCCGAGGTGGATACAAGCTCTAAGCTACCTGAACCCATTGCGGTATTTCATGTTGGTGGTCCGCGCGATCTTTATCAAGGGCTCAGGCATTACGGAGTTGTGGGAACAGGGGGTCATCCTTGCGGTGTTCGGCCTTGCCATCCTATTGGTGAGTGCGAGGCGTTTTGAGAAGCGGATACGGTGACCCATGCCGGAACTGCCAGAAGTCGAGAGTGTGCGCCGCTTTCTTGAGGGGAGAATCTGCGGTTTTTCCATCACTGGGGTCGAGGTCCGGGAGGGACGTCTACGTCACCATGTGGACAGCGCGGCACTGTGCAGTGTGGTCGGGTGCAGGATTGCCTCTCTCGACAGGAGGGGCAAGTACTTGCTGATGGGGCTTGACGACGGGCGTGTGGTGGTCATCCACCTTGGCATGAGCGGGCATGTGCGGCTTTGCGGCCCTGGCGTGCCGATTGAGAGACATGATCACGTGCTGTTCACTCTGGGGTCGGAGTGGCAGTTGCGCTACAATGACCCGCGCCGGTTTGGTACCGTGCAGGTGCTGGAGAAGGCAGAGGCTGAGGCGAAGAGTGCTTTCGCCAACCTTGGTCCCGAGCCGCTGAGTGATGCGTTCACTGCTGCCCACCTAAGAGCGCGCGCCCAGGGGCGGAGTATCGCGGTCAAAAGCTTTCTCATGGACGGCCGGATTGTAGCAGGCGTCGGCAACATCTACGCCAACGAGGCGCTCTTTCGGGCAGGGATCAATCCGTTACGGGCGGCTGGCTCGCTGTCGGCCGAGGAATGGCGGCATCTGCGCCGTGCCGTGCGCGAGGTGCTGCGCGCTGCTATCAAGCGAGGCGGCACTACTCTGCGCGACGAAGGCTTTCGCAACCCTGGAGGGGA
Protein-coding sequences here:
- a CDS encoding ABC transporter ATP-binding protein, which encodes MKWADNTVAIHTKDLCRSFGSFVAVDHVSIDVRYGEVFGFLGANGAGKTTTIRMLCGLLVPTSGEAWVAGFDVVRDSERVKASIGYMSQRFSLYEDLTVEENLDFYGGIYGLYGQRLRSRKEAMMDSLGLAAHRGKLARTIPLGWKQRLALCCATLHEPKVLFLDEPTAGVDPLSRRSFWNLVYGMAERGSAVFVTTHYMDEAEYCNRLGIMHEGRLVACDSPAALRARFRAGHVEDVFVQIVERSTRPADVVTEPGQQDA
- a CDS encoding ABC transporter permease, which encodes MRSRLFAIARKEFLHILRDQRSLIIIFLLPLIMMVLYGYAITFDIRQIRMALIDRDNTPASRALLQSFTAGGLFRVVAQLNDISQVEALMRKGKVHAALVIPRGFQRELHTKPSTAVELLIDGANANTATIILNYARMLMAKLAVESLPGLPVPFEVRQVVLYNPEQRSMVFIVPGLVAVLIMMICALLTSIAVTRERETNTVEQILVSPIHPLELILGKVGPYVVVALLDASSVVVFSVLLFGIPFRGSAALLLLLSVVFVYASLSLGVLISSRATTQRAALMGAVMATLLPSILLSGFIFPIRSMPKLLQLMTYIVPARYYLRIIRGIMLKGVGFAHLWPDVLALFVFGTVLLLVSVGRFRTRLEG
- a CDS encoding ABC transporter permease, with amino-acid sequence MRRVLCIIRKEFLQVFRDRAMVFLIFMAPIVQLIVLGYVVSSEVRHLATVVCDGDRSAHSRELVARLKNSGYFDVLFVENDTRRLGEYFDGGRATVALVIPAGFSRDVVAGHMPALQLVLDGQDANSSNVALGYASGLMQDYLSDQLQRQALALGRRPRLVEPRVQVWFNPDLRYRNYMIPGIVAFLLTLTTALLSGMGLVREKEVGTLEQLNVTPIKPYQLLLGKTIPFAILGFGEVALAIAVARLWYQIPLVGNLGLLALFVVLFLFTTLGIGLFVSSSSTTQQQAMFLTWFILIFALITSGFLFPIENMPRWIQALSYLNPLRYFMLVVRAIFIKGSGITELWEQGVILAVFGLAILLVSARRFEKRIR
- the mutM gene encoding bifunctional DNA-formamidopyrimidine glycosylase/DNA-(apurinic or apyrimidinic site) lyase — protein: MPELPEVESVRRFLEGRICGFSITGVEVREGRLRHHVDSAALCSVVGCRIASLDRRGKYLLMGLDDGRVVVIHLGMSGHVRLCGPGVPIERHDHVLFTLGSEWQLRYNDPRRFGTVQVLEKAEAEAKSAFANLGPEPLSDAFTAAHLRARAQGRSIAVKSFLMDGRIVAGVGNIYANEALFRAGINPLRAAGSLSAEEWRHLRRAVREVLRAAIKRGGTTLRDEGFRNPGGERGYFQVRLHVYGREGLPCRRCGGTIVRVRLGGRSTYFCAGCQS